Proteins encoded together in one Impatiens glandulifera chromosome 1, dImpGla2.1, whole genome shotgun sequence window:
- the LOC124922408 gene encoding geraniol 8-hydroxylase-like isoform X2, with product MELLKGFFYFLLPLALLQLLALVRRGRTTQRLPPGPISLPIIGNFFQLGNMPHRSLTRLAQTYGPIMSIKLGQMTTIVISSPTMAQEVMQKQDTSFSNKFIPDAVRACDAHKLSIIFQPINDRWRNLRRLSYTHIFSSRVLDSTQHDRRRKVEELLTYIRKCCHEGKTVNVGRAAFRTSLNVLSNTLFSVDLADSEMDGSRDFKELVLNIMLEAGKPNMVDYFPALRAIDPQRIRGRMSLYFLKLSTLFGQMIDKKMVMKTFLKDIPKNDAMDVLLKISQEDTNEINKDQLVQMCMVDTTSSTLEWAMTEILRHPTCMKNAKNELKRIVCDGKQVEESDIDKLPYLQAIIKETMRMHPPAPFLIPRQVYTEIDLCGYTIPKGAQVLVNVWAIGRDPGIWESPMEFKPERFIDSKIDLRGQDFELIPFGAGRRICPGLSMAMRILLTMLGSLINSFDWKNDGDVKSENLDVEEKFGITLHRANPLLAFPIPI from the exons ATGGAACTTTTGAAAGGGTTTTTCTATTTCCTTCTTCCTTTGGCGTTGCTTCAACTCCTCGCACTCGTCCGGCGAGGTCGAACGACCCAACGGCTCCCACCGGGCCCAATCTCGTTGCCGATCATCGGTAACTTCTTTCAGCTAGGAAACATGCCCCACCGGTCACTAACACGATTGGCCCAAACATATGGTCCAATTATGTCCATTAAGTTAGGTCAAATGACTACCATAGTAATTTCATCACCCACAATGGCGCAAGAAGTCATGCAAAAACAGGATACTTCCTTTTCCAACAAGTTCATCCCGGACGCTGTTCGTGCATGCGATGCACACAAGCTCTCTATTATTTTTCAACCCATAAACGACCGTTGGAGGAACTTGAGGAGGCTCTCTTACACCCATATATTCTCCAGCCGAGTTCTTGATTCCACACAACATGACCGACGTAGGAAGGTGGAGGAGCTCTTGACATACATCCGAAAATGTTGTCACGAAGGAAAGACTGTGAACGTAGGTCGGGCAGCCTTCCGAACATCGTTGAATGTGTTGTCCAACACCCTTTTCTCGGTTGATTTGGCCGATTCCGAAATGGACGGGTCTCGTGACTTCAAGGAATTGGTTTTGAACATTATGTTAGAGGCCGGAAAACCCAATATGGTTGACTATTTTCCGGCGTTACGTGCCATCGATCCCCAGAGAATACGTGGGCGTATGTCATTATATTTCTTGAAGTTATCGACATTATTCGGTCAAATGATTGACAAGAAAATGGTAATGAAAACCTTTTTGAAGGATATTCCCAAAAACGACGCGATGGACGTGCTTCTCAAAATTTCTCAAGAGGATACCAACGAAATCAACAAAGATCAGTTAGTGCAAATGTGTATGGTTG ATACTACCTCAAGCACCCTTGAGTGGGCAATGACAGAAATATTGCGACACCCAACATGCATGAAAAATGCGAAAAATGAGCTTAAACGAATTGTTTGTGATGGTAAACAAGTAGAAGAGTCAGATATCGACAAATTACCCTATCTGCAAGCGATTATAAAGGAAACTATGAGAATGCACCCGCCAGCCCCGTTTCTTATCCCTCGCCAAGTTTATACAGAAATTGATTTATGTGGTTACACAATCCCAAAGGGAGCACAAGTATTGGTTAACGTTTGGGCAATAGGTCGAGACCCCGGTATCTGGGAAAGCCCCATGGAATTTAAGCCTGAGAGGTTTATAGATTCAAAAATTGATCTCCGTGGTCAGGACTTTGAATTGATTCCTTTTGGAGCTGGACGGAGGATTTGCCCGGGGTTATCCATGGCAATGAGAATCCTTTTGACAATGTTGGgatcattaattaattcatttgattGGAAGAATGATGGTGATGTTAAATCGGAGAACTTGGACGTGGAAGAGAAATTTGGCATCACTCTGCACAGGGCTAACCCACTCCTAGCATTTCCAATACCTATATAG
- the LOC124922408 gene encoding geraniol 8-hydroxylase-like isoform X1: MELLKGFFYFLLPLALLQLLALVRRGRTTQRLPPGPISLPIIGNFFQLGNMPHRSLTRLAQTYGPIMSIKLGQMTTIVISSPTMAQEVMQKQDTSFSNKFIPDAVRACDAHKLSIIFQPINDRWRNLRRLSYTHIFSSRVLDSTQHDRRRKVEELLTYIRKCCHEGKTVNVGRAAFRTSLNVLSNTLFSVDLADSEMDGSRDFKELVLNIMLEAGKPNMVDYFPALRAIDPQRIRGRMSLYFLKLSTLFGQMIDKKMVMKTFLKDIPKNDAMDVLLKISQEDTNEINKDQLVQMCMDFFVAGTDTTSSTLEWAMTEILRHPTCMKNAKNELKRIVCDGKQVEESDIDKLPYLQAIIKETMRMHPPAPFLIPRQVYTEIDLCGYTIPKGAQVLVNVWAIGRDPGIWESPMEFKPERFIDSKIDLRGQDFELIPFGAGRRICPGLSMAMRILLTMLGSLINSFDWKNDGDVKSENLDVEEKFGITLHRANPLLAFPIPI; the protein is encoded by the exons ATGGAACTTTTGAAAGGGTTTTTCTATTTCCTTCTTCCTTTGGCGTTGCTTCAACTCCTCGCACTCGTCCGGCGAGGTCGAACGACCCAACGGCTCCCACCGGGCCCAATCTCGTTGCCGATCATCGGTAACTTCTTTCAGCTAGGAAACATGCCCCACCGGTCACTAACACGATTGGCCCAAACATATGGTCCAATTATGTCCATTAAGTTAGGTCAAATGACTACCATAGTAATTTCATCACCCACAATGGCGCAAGAAGTCATGCAAAAACAGGATACTTCCTTTTCCAACAAGTTCATCCCGGACGCTGTTCGTGCATGCGATGCACACAAGCTCTCTATTATTTTTCAACCCATAAACGACCGTTGGAGGAACTTGAGGAGGCTCTCTTACACCCATATATTCTCCAGCCGAGTTCTTGATTCCACACAACATGACCGACGTAGGAAGGTGGAGGAGCTCTTGACATACATCCGAAAATGTTGTCACGAAGGAAAGACTGTGAACGTAGGTCGGGCAGCCTTCCGAACATCGTTGAATGTGTTGTCCAACACCCTTTTCTCGGTTGATTTGGCCGATTCCGAAATGGACGGGTCTCGTGACTTCAAGGAATTGGTTTTGAACATTATGTTAGAGGCCGGAAAACCCAATATGGTTGACTATTTTCCGGCGTTACGTGCCATCGATCCCCAGAGAATACGTGGGCGTATGTCATTATATTTCTTGAAGTTATCGACATTATTCGGTCAAATGATTGACAAGAAAATGGTAATGAAAACCTTTTTGAAGGATATTCCCAAAAACGACGCGATGGACGTGCTTCTCAAAATTTCTCAAGAGGATACCAACGAAATCAACAAAGATCAGTTAGTGCAAATGTGTATG GATTTTTTTGTTGCTGGAACAGATACTACCTCAAGCACCCTTGAGTGGGCAATGACAGAAATATTGCGACACCCAACATGCATGAAAAATGCGAAAAATGAGCTTAAACGAATTGTTTGTGATGGTAAACAAGTAGAAGAGTCAGATATCGACAAATTACCCTATCTGCAAGCGATTATAAAGGAAACTATGAGAATGCACCCGCCAGCCCCGTTTCTTATCCCTCGCCAAGTTTATACAGAAATTGATTTATGTGGTTACACAATCCCAAAGGGAGCACAAGTATTGGTTAACGTTTGGGCAATAGGTCGAGACCCCGGTATCTGGGAAAGCCCCATGGAATTTAAGCCTGAGAGGTTTATAGATTCAAAAATTGATCTCCGTGGTCAGGACTTTGAATTGATTCCTTTTGGAGCTGGACGGAGGATTTGCCCGGGGTTATCCATGGCAATGAGAATCCTTTTGACAATGTTGGgatcattaattaattcatttgattGGAAGAATGATGGTGATGTTAAATCGGAGAACTTGGACGTGGAAGAGAAATTTGGCATCACTCTGCACAGGGCTAACCCACTCCTAGCATTTCCAATACCTATATAG